One stretch of Anolis carolinensis isolate JA03-04 chromosome 3, rAnoCar3.1.pri, whole genome shotgun sequence DNA includes these proteins:
- the lrit2 gene encoding leucine-rich repeat, immunoglobulin-like domain and transmembrane domain-containing protein 2 produces the protein MSTSLRKIPAGIPQDIKKIRIENSHLTELPRGSFSNVSALQYLWLNFNNITVMHLKSLEYLKDLTELRLQGNKLSSVPWTAFQDTPALKILDLKHNKLDVLPEHALRYLPNLTYLDLSSNQLTVISKDVFYNWPVYQKAQQLEKKVEAISNAVLALHDNPWMCDCRLRGFVQFIKSISPPVILMNSYLTCSSPKFRAGKYFHEVELNSCTKPLVTPLESNVTVLVGLNTTLACLVQASPFPVVWWIYALKHLRGFNVSTTYISEDTIKSELVIPSAHRVDEGNYTCTAANFLGNGSATMILKIQAPRMVASSFSSSIPEENSYIDVRIAKQTVYGITLEWYSMTENPEETWYTLHFGKYDDIKKDMIYIGPGINSYSVNDLRPATKYEVCVTLRNQMPQKGQCIVFVTGSDISELEQREKLIHIIIIVCAMVLAVPAGMYACTTETRFNCMEKCTELCRKNRRGQNLKAVNKESTFDSLPTGSEEGLCRRESSDDKRKLKASEDKEKANKQKPEHRNSADLY, from the exons ATGTCAACATCTTTGAGAAAGATTCCAGCAGGCATCCCGCAAGATATCAAAAAAATTAGAATAGAAAACTCCCACCTAACAGAATTGCCTCGTGGGTCATTCTCGAATGTTAGTGCCTTGCAATATCTTTGGCTTAACTTTAATAACATCACTGTCATGCATCTAAAAAGCCTTGAGTACCTGAAGGATTTGACTGAGCTGAGACTGCAGGGGAACAAGCTGAGTTCAGTACCATGGACAGCATTCCAAGACACACCGGCTTTAAAAATACTGGATCTAAAACACAACAAGCTCGATGTCCTTCCGGAACATGCCCTCCGCTATCTGCCTAACCTGACCTATTTAGACTTATCTTCCAATCAGCTTACTGTCATCTCCAAGGATGTTTTCTATAATTGGCCTGTGTACCAAAAGGCCCAGCAGCTGGAGAAAAAGGTGGAGGCTATTTCCAATGCAGTCTTGGCCTTGCATGACAACCCTTGGATGTGTGACTGTCGTCTTCGTGGATTTGTCCAGTTCATCAAATCCATTAGCCCACCAGTCATTCTGATGAATTCCTATTTAACTTGTTCGAGTCCCAAATTTAGAGCAGGCAAATACTTCCATGAAGTGGAGCTAAACAGCTGCACGAAGCCCTTGGTAACACCTCTCGAATCAAATGTGACTGTGCTTGTTGGACTCAATACTACCTTGGCCTGTTTGGTGCAGGCCAGCCCCTTCCCAGTAGTCTGGTGGATTTATGCGCTAAAACACCTACGAGGATTTAATG tTTCCACCACTTATATTAGTGAGGACACAATTAAGTCAGAATTGGTTATTCCTTCAGCCCACCGTGTAGATGAAGGCAATTATACCTGCACAGCAGCCAACTTCCTTGGCAATGGCTCAGCCACAATGATCCTGAAGATCCAGGCCCCTCGAATGGtggcttcttccttctcttcttctatcCCAGAGGAGAATTCATACATCGATGTGAGAATTGCCAAGCAGACTGTCTATGGGATCACTCTTGAGTGGTATAGCATGACGGAGAATCCAGAAGAAACCTGGTATACCCTCCATTTTGGAAAATATGATGACATTAAGAAGGACATGATTTACATTGGACCTGGCATCAATAGCTATTCGGTCAATGATTTGCGCCCTGCCACCAAGTATGAAGTCTGTGTCACTCTGAGGAACCAGATGCCTCAAAAGGGACAATGCATTGTGTTTGTGACAGGAAGTGACATCAGTGAACTGGAACAAAGGGAGAAGCTCATTCACATCATTATCATTGTGTGCGCCATGGTCTTAGCTGTCCCTGCGGGGATGTATGCTTGCACCACTGAGACCAGGTTCAATTGCATGGAGAAATGTACTGAACTCTGCCGTAAGAACCGGAGAGGGCAAAACCTGAAAGCAGTCAATAAAGAAAGCACATTTGACAGCTTGCCCACAGGCAGTGAAGAGGGGCTCTGCCGACGAGAGTCCAGTGATGATAAAAGAAAGCTGAAAGCCAGTGAAGATAAGGAGAAGGCCAACAAGCAGAAACCTGAGCACAGAAACAGTGCTGATCTCTACTAA